The Akkermansia sp. N21116 genome includes a region encoding these proteins:
- the infB gene encoding translation initiation factor IF-2 — MPGQKDNRESEKEVLDLIGSKPKRPRKKQQVEPAAADETPVPATDTPVKQEKKQALDLLSGKKKSRPQPETPAEPVAESPEVDSSLPSADSNPGVVEPGGVINLKPPVSVSDLAAMMGIKPFRLIKDLMGLGIFGNPSTVIDAEVVGKLCDIHGFVFEREKREKGGGVKPLPEVPKEPDPVPVVEEPKEVLKIRTPIITVMGHVDHGKTSLLDYIRRSRVAKGEAGGITQHIGAYSVDHGGQLLTFIDTPGHAIFTEMRARGADVTDIVVLVVAANDGIMPQTREAIAHAKAAKKTVIVAINKCDLPAADPMKTKTGLMEEGLVPTDFGGDIECVEVSALTGAGIPDLLDLLVLQAEVLELKANPKANCRASIIEARVEQGRGSSATAIVESGTIKVGMPFICGPFAGKVRSLNSDSGKKIKSAGPGTPVEIIGFAETPNVGDELVEMENERAAKKLAEERQLDLRATRLNAPRKSRMEDIRALMGDGSQKVQLKLLLKADVQGSVEAIRKAIEDIKSEKVECHFIQTAAGPISESDILLASSSDAVVLGFNVKVESNAVRMVKREGVQVKLYSIVYELIDQVRDTMLGLLEPETRETIIGHADVKQVFKLNKGRAAGCMVSDGKVQRTCEARVLRDGQAIFDGKMSTLRRFQDEVDEVKAGLECGIRLGDFNEYEEGDVIECYTLEKIKQTL; from the coding sequence ATGCCCGGTCAAAAAGATAATCGCGAGTCAGAAAAAGAAGTGCTTGATCTCATCGGTTCCAAGCCGAAGAGACCTCGCAAGAAACAGCAGGTTGAACCTGCAGCGGCCGACGAGACGCCGGTTCCCGCCACGGATACTCCAGTCAAACAAGAAAAGAAGCAGGCTCTCGATCTCCTTTCGGGTAAAAAGAAGTCCCGTCCTCAGCCAGAGACTCCTGCCGAGCCTGTTGCCGAATCTCCCGAAGTTGATTCGTCCCTTCCCTCTGCCGATAGTAACCCCGGTGTCGTAGAACCGGGGGGTGTCATTAACCTTAAACCCCCGGTTTCCGTTTCGGATCTGGCTGCTATGATGGGAATTAAACCTTTTCGCTTGATCAAGGACTTGATGGGCTTGGGTATTTTCGGCAATCCCTCAACCGTAATTGATGCGGAAGTCGTTGGTAAACTGTGTGATATCCATGGATTCGTCTTCGAACGCGAAAAACGCGAAAAAGGCGGCGGAGTCAAACCTCTGCCGGAAGTTCCCAAAGAACCCGATCCCGTCCCGGTTGTCGAAGAACCCAAGGAAGTTCTGAAAATCCGGACGCCTATCATTACTGTCATGGGGCATGTTGACCATGGCAAGACATCCTTGTTGGATTACATCCGCCGTTCCCGTGTGGCCAAAGGGGAAGCGGGTGGCATTACCCAGCACATCGGTGCCTATTCCGTAGATCACGGAGGCCAGTTGTTGACATTTATCGATACTCCGGGGCACGCTATTTTCACTGAAATGCGTGCTCGCGGAGCGGATGTGACGGATATTGTCGTGCTGGTCGTGGCTGCCAATGACGGCATTATGCCCCAAACACGCGAGGCCATCGCCCACGCTAAAGCTGCGAAAAAGACGGTGATCGTCGCCATCAACAAGTGCGATTTGCCGGCAGCAGATCCCATGAAGACCAAGACTGGTCTGATGGAAGAAGGCTTGGTGCCGACCGATTTCGGTGGCGATATTGAATGCGTGGAAGTATCCGCTTTGACGGGTGCAGGCATTCCCGATCTGCTTGATCTGCTTGTGTTGCAGGCTGAAGTATTGGAGTTGAAAGCTAACCCGAAGGCTAATTGCCGGGCTTCTATCATCGAAGCCCGTGTGGAACAAGGGCGTGGCAGCTCTGCGACGGCTATTGTCGAAAGCGGAACCATCAAGGTAGGCATGCCTTTCATTTGCGGCCCCTTTGCAGGCAAAGTCCGCTCACTCAACAGCGACAGCGGCAAGAAAATCAAATCTGCCGGTCCCGGAACACCGGTGGAGATTATCGGTTTTGCCGAAACTCCGAATGTCGGCGATGAACTTGTTGAAATGGAGAATGAACGTGCTGCCAAGAAGTTGGCTGAAGAACGCCAGCTTGATCTCCGCGCAACTCGTTTGAATGCACCTAGGAAGTCTCGCATGGAAGACATCCGTGCTCTCATGGGCGATGGCTCCCAGAAAGTTCAGCTCAAGCTCTTGCTCAAAGCGGACGTCCAAGGCTCAGTCGAAGCTATTAGAAAGGCTATCGAAGACATTAAGTCCGAGAAGGTGGAGTGCCATTTCATCCAAACGGCTGCCGGTCCCATTTCCGAATCCGACATTCTGCTGGCGTCCTCTTCCGATGCCGTCGTTCTTGGTTTCAATGTGAAGGTGGAATCCAATGCCGTTCGCATGGTGAAACGCGAAGGTGTGCAGGTGAAGCTCTACTCCATTGTGTACGAACTCATCGACCAGGTGCGTGATACCATGCTCGGTCTTCTTGAGCCGGAAACCCGCGAAACGATCATCGGCCATGCCGACGTCAAGCAGGTCTTCAAGCTCAATAAAGGGCGTGCTGCCGGCTGTATGGTTTCCGACGGCAAAGTGCAGAGGACATGCGAAGCTCGCGTGCTCCGAGATGGTCAGGCAATCTTCGACGGCAAGATGTCGACGCTCCGCCGCTTCCAGGATGAAGTGGACGAAGTCAAGGCTGGCCTCGAATGCGGTATTCGCCTCGGCGACTTCAACGAATACGAAGAAGGCGATGTGATCGAATGCTATACTTTGGAAAAAATTAAACAGACTCTCTAA
- a CDS encoding MerR family transcriptional regulator, producing MIESQRKEGTFPNSYDQTPCYTVKQVADMVELSTYTVRYYENAGLIPGVDRSGSNARLFSEYNLNWLRLVHCLRMTGLPIEGVKRYINLCLEGDSTIMERAEIISRQEKNLRTQIRMLNKQMEVLKYKKRYYKELLESRENDVCNPLNHIPQEEPHIKPND from the coding sequence ATGATAGAAAGCCAACGTAAGGAAGGAACCTTCCCCAACTCCTACGACCAAACTCCCTGCTATACCGTCAAACAAGTCGCCGACATGGTGGAACTATCCACCTACACGGTTCGATATTATGAAAATGCAGGCCTCATTCCCGGAGTGGATCGTAGCGGGAGCAACGCTCGCCTATTCTCGGAATACAATCTAAACTGGTTGCGCCTGGTCCACTGCCTGCGCATGACCGGACTTCCAATCGAAGGAGTAAAACGCTACATCAACCTCTGCCTGGAAGGAGATTCGACAATTATGGAACGGGCGGAAATCATCTCCCGTCAGGAAAAAAACCTCCGAACCCAAATCCGTATGCTGAACAAGCAAATGGAAGTCCTAAAATACAAGAAGCGTTACTACAAAGAACTTCTTGAAAGCCGGGAGAACGACGTCTGCAATCCTCTCAATCACATTCCTCAGGAAGAGCCCCATATCAAACCGAACGATTAA
- a CDS encoding glycoside hydrolase family 16 protein, whose protein sequence is MKMLWMIALLGTAMGYSSLAEDFINQDKGTKKAPLVVEKADYTGWKLVWNDEFDKDGRPDPKKWNYEEGFVRNEEPQWYQAKNAFCKGGNLVIEGRKEKINNPRYKKESKSWHLNRKQAEYSSASLTTKKKFAWLYGRFECRGRFLPVEGMWPAFWTVGITERWPSCGEIDIMEYYQGTYLANLCWASERKSIGQWSTTRTPVDRLREKDPLWDSKFHVFRMDWNKDSISLYVDDILLNRTMLDKTKNALFEKQENPFHQPQAIILNLALGKAGGKLDKIKWPATFEVDYVRVYQRVDAPETGTIDLEGKMR, encoded by the coding sequence ATGAAAATGTTATGGATGATAGCTCTTTTGGGAACGGCGATGGGATATTCCTCTCTGGCCGAGGATTTTATCAATCAGGACAAGGGGACTAAAAAGGCGCCTCTGGTTGTGGAAAAAGCCGACTACACAGGTTGGAAACTTGTCTGGAATGATGAATTTGACAAAGATGGCCGCCCGGATCCGAAAAAATGGAATTATGAGGAAGGCTTTGTGCGGAATGAGGAACCCCAGTGGTACCAGGCAAAAAATGCCTTTTGCAAGGGAGGGAACCTTGTCATAGAAGGAAGGAAGGAAAAAATCAATAACCCCAGATACAAAAAGGAGAGTAAAAGCTGGCATCTCAATCGCAAGCAGGCGGAGTATTCGTCTGCTTCCCTGACGACGAAAAAAAAGTTTGCCTGGCTTTACGGCAGATTCGAATGCAGGGGGAGGTTCCTGCCCGTGGAGGGAATGTGGCCTGCTTTTTGGACGGTGGGGATCACGGAACGATGGCCGAGCTGTGGCGAGATCGATATTATGGAATACTATCAGGGAACGTATCTGGCCAATTTGTGCTGGGCATCGGAGAGGAAGTCTATAGGACAATGGAGTACAACAAGGACACCTGTGGATCGCTTGAGGGAGAAGGATCCGCTGTGGGACAGTAAATTCCATGTTTTCCGCATGGACTGGAATAAGGATTCCATTTCTCTCTACGTAGATGACATTCTTTTGAACCGCACTATGTTAGACAAAACGAAGAATGCCTTGTTTGAGAAGCAGGAGAATCCCTTTCATCAGCCGCAGGCCATTATTTTGAATTTGGCCCTTGGCAAGGCGGGAGGCAAATTGGATAAGATCAAGTGGCCGGCGACTTTCGAAGTTGATTATGTCCGTGTTTATCAAAGGGTAGATGCGCCGGAGACGGGGACGATCGACCTGGAAGGAAAGATGCGGTAG
- a CDS encoding flavodoxin produces the protein MKKRTFLGLCVSSLLATLVGQGQERSQLRTPVSVESSRILIAYYSWGGNTRFVAEQIRKETGGTLFEIKPAEAYPQDYNACTQVAKQQIKDGFRPDLATKVDNIGQYDVIFIGSPNWWSNIAPPVASFAAGYDLAGKTVIPFVTHGGGGLAHCEENLRKLCPGSVFLKSGVFAGKGIRSYRAAIAKWIQESVTIKE, from the coding sequence ATGAAAAAGAGAACATTCCTCGGTTTATGCGTTTCCTCTCTTCTGGCAACCCTTGTCGGTCAGGGACAGGAACGATCACAACTCCGGACTCCGGTGTCAGTTGAATCATCCCGGATTCTGATTGCCTACTATTCCTGGGGTGGAAATACCCGCTTTGTTGCGGAACAGATTCGGAAAGAAACAGGAGGTACCCTGTTCGAGATTAAGCCGGCGGAGGCTTATCCCCAAGACTACAATGCTTGTACCCAGGTGGCCAAACAGCAGATCAAGGATGGATTCCGTCCCGATTTGGCGACGAAAGTAGACAATATCGGACAGTACGACGTTATCTTTATCGGTTCTCCCAATTGGTGGAGCAATATTGCTCCTCCGGTTGCTTCTTTTGCCGCCGGATATGACCTCGCCGGGAAAACTGTGATTCCGTTCGTGACGCATGGCGGCGGTGGTTTGGCTCATTGTGAGGAAAACTTACGGAAACTTTGTCCGGGCTCGGTATTTCTTAAGAGCGGAGTTTTTGCCGGGAAGGGCATTCGCAGCTACCGGGCAGCCATTGCCAAGTGGATTCAAGAATCAGTTACCATCAAAGAATAA
- the rbfA gene encoding 30S ribosome-binding factor RbfA yields the protein MSTRRLDKVNELMRREISTVIQRDFEFPDTIVTVAGVEITEDLKEGKVWIGVVGRMHPDQVLEKLNARHGMVQSLVSKRVVLRNTPRLVFRLDDSAQRGVDMVNLLEDIDKNLPKAPPAPEGEE from the coding sequence ATGAGTACACGCAGACTGGATAAGGTAAATGAATTGATGCGCCGTGAAATAAGCACGGTTATTCAACGCGACTTCGAGTTTCCGGATACGATCGTGACCGTTGCCGGAGTGGAAATCACGGAGGATCTTAAGGAAGGCAAGGTCTGGATCGGCGTCGTTGGACGCATGCATCCCGACCAGGTTCTGGAGAAACTCAATGCCCGTCACGGCATGGTCCAGTCTCTCGTTTCCAAGCGGGTGGTGCTCCGCAATACACCGCGGCTTGTATTCCGACTGGACGATTCCGCGCAACGCGGCGTGGATATGGTGAACCTCCTTGAGGATATCGACAAGAACCTTCCGAAGGCACCTCCCGCTCCTGAAGGAGAAGAATAA
- a CDS encoding IS110 family transposase, with protein MKPNKTKINREVGENIPQKNYAGVDISKDYLDICLQHKTYRFTNNKTGHKNMFRLFEKQEQPVHVVYESTGYLSRRLIPVFMDANISQTCLNPVRVRNYARSEGLQAKTDRLDAQVLCQLGKDKQLEQDYPLTREILQLKEYESVLTFYVKRRAQLKNEQKATNQPFLKQQLDQALKQEEKRIEALQVQMEKLINTHQELKEKYETYLNVKGIGKRNAMALISLMPELGSINRKQASALLGVVPYSWESGTMKGTRKIHGGRKELRHLLYLATVSALRCNEILQAKYKHFLSVGKTRKCALIACCHSLIIYLNSLTKKIIPPDAASHAAGGIGGE; from the coding sequence ATGAAGCCCAACAAAACAAAAATCAATCGTGAAGTAGGAGAAAACATACCTCAAAAGAACTATGCCGGAGTAGATATATCCAAAGACTATTTGGATATCTGCCTTCAGCATAAAACCTACCGATTCACCAACAACAAGACAGGACATAAGAACATGTTCCGTCTTTTTGAAAAACAGGAACAACCAGTTCATGTCGTGTATGAGTCCACCGGCTATTTAAGCCGTCGGCTTATCCCCGTTTTCATGGACGCCAATATCTCCCAAACATGCCTTAATCCGGTACGAGTAAGAAACTATGCCAGAAGTGAAGGACTACAGGCCAAGACCGACCGTTTGGACGCTCAGGTGCTCTGCCAATTGGGAAAAGACAAACAACTTGAGCAAGACTATCCACTTACCCGAGAAATTCTTCAGCTCAAAGAATACGAAAGTGTCCTTACTTTTTATGTCAAAAGACGGGCACAGTTGAAAAACGAGCAAAAAGCAACCAATCAGCCGTTTCTGAAACAGCAATTGGATCAAGCCCTGAAGCAGGAAGAAAAACGCATAGAGGCGTTGCAGGTTCAAATGGAAAAACTCATCAATACTCATCAAGAGCTAAAAGAAAAGTATGAAACCTATTTGAATGTTAAAGGAATAGGGAAACGCAATGCCATGGCGTTGATTAGCCTCATGCCCGAATTGGGAAGCATTAATAGAAAGCAGGCGTCAGCCCTACTCGGAGTAGTGCCTTATTCCTGGGAAAGCGGAACGATGAAAGGAACACGCAAAATACATGGGGGCAGAAAGGAACTGCGCCATCTTCTCTATTTGGCAACGGTTAGTGCCTTGAGGTGCAATGAAATCTTGCAGGCGAAGTACAAACATTTTCTCTCTGTGGGAAAAACACGAAAGTGTGCACTTATTGCCTGCTGTCATTCTCTAATCATTTATCTCAATAGCTTAACGAAAAAAATAATTCCCCCGGATGCAGCGTCGCACGCTGCCGGGGGGATTGGGGGCGAGTAG
- a CDS encoding bifunctional nuclease domain-containing protein encodes MPDPGTSSIPVRVVALLPTPAGCATFFAPVDGEGKTVVIFIDSAVGAFINLHLSGQVIPRPMTHHLMRDMMKGMGIRLRGSCIVRSEKGIYYCRMIVEMENEISERKVLELDSRPGDALAMSLLEGCPFTIRSDIWSDMEDVTDKLQEIRKSSPDGEGPDFF; translated from the coding sequence ATGCCGGATCCCGGAACATCCTCTATTCCTGTCCGCGTCGTTGCCTTGTTGCCGACTCCGGCCGGCTGTGCTACATTTTTTGCTCCAGTGGATGGAGAGGGGAAAACAGTCGTTATTTTTATTGATTCAGCTGTTGGCGCCTTCATCAATCTCCATCTGTCCGGACAGGTTATTCCCCGCCCGATGACCCACCACTTGATGCGGGATATGATGAAGGGCATGGGGATTCGCTTGCGTGGTTCCTGTATCGTTCGTAGCGAAAAAGGGATCTATTACTGTCGCATGATTGTTGAAATGGAGAATGAAATCTCCGAAAGAAAGGTGTTGGAGTTGGATTCCAGACCGGGAGATGCCCTAGCTATGTCTTTGCTTGAGGGATGTCCGTTTACAATCCGTTCCGATATTTGGTCGGACATGGAGGACGTCACGGATAAATTGCAGGAAATCCGGAAATCCTCCCCTGACGGCGAGGGCCCCGATTTCTTTTGA
- a CDS encoding gamma carbonic anhydrase family protein has protein sequence MAIESYQGKTPVIDATAYIAASADLIGQVDIEENASIWYNVTLRGDINNISVGKCSNIQDNSCLHVADNYGCIVGDYVTVGHGAILHACTIKNDVLIGMGAIVLDGAVVGEGSVVGAQALVTKGTVIPPNSLVLGSPAKVVKDLGPESQVKNHAWAEKYVRVSRRYMNS, from the coding sequence ATGGCAATTGAATCCTATCAGGGGAAGACTCCGGTCATTGACGCAACGGCATACATAGCCGCTAGCGCAGATCTGATCGGACAGGTAGATATCGAAGAAAACGCGAGTATCTGGTACAATGTAACGCTACGGGGGGATATCAACAATATTTCCGTGGGTAAGTGTTCCAATATCCAGGATAATAGTTGCCTCCACGTGGCTGATAACTATGGCTGTATCGTGGGTGATTACGTGACTGTTGGTCATGGCGCCATTCTGCATGCCTGTACAATCAAAAATGACGTCCTGATCGGAATGGGAGCCATTGTCCTTGATGGTGCCGTAGTCGGAGAGGGTTCCGTCGTTGGAGCGCAGGCGCTGGTAACGAAGGGAACGGTGATTCCTCCCAATTCCCTGGTTCTTGGATCTCCGGCCAAAGTGGTCAAGGATCTCGGCCCGGAATCCCAGGTAAAAAACCATGCCTGGGCTGAAAAATACGTTCGCGTTTCACGTAGATATATGAATTCATAA
- a CDS encoding DUF1287 domain-containing protein → MRIPCPAWFFAILLFTVGTVSGTPPEPALFLVTSARSQIGVTVSYDPEYRSISYPNGDVPQSTGVCTDVVIRAMRRLGFDLQKEVHEDMSRNFSQYPKLWGLKSTDKNIDHRRVPNLRTFMYRRGWAIPLSPKSSGKQDPGRYHPGDVVTWLLPGNLPHIGIVSDRKSPEGIPLIIHNIGAGTQEENCLFSFSITGHFRPKWSKTTTSTHTYHG, encoded by the coding sequence ATGAGAATTCCTTGTCCAGCCTGGTTTTTCGCAATCCTCCTGTTCACGGTTGGCACCGTTTCCGGGACACCTCCGGAACCGGCTTTGTTCCTCGTGACAAGCGCGAGATCCCAAATCGGCGTCACAGTCTCGTACGATCCGGAATACCGCTCCATCTCCTACCCCAATGGCGACGTTCCGCAATCGACCGGGGTTTGTACCGATGTCGTTATCCGTGCCATGCGCCGGCTCGGGTTCGACCTGCAAAAGGAAGTCCACGAAGACATGTCCAGAAATTTTTCCCAATACCCTAAACTATGGGGACTAAAATCCACGGACAAAAATATTGACCATCGTCGCGTCCCCAACCTCCGTACGTTCATGTACCGCCGCGGCTGGGCCATTCCCCTTTCCCCAAAATCCTCCGGCAAACAGGATCCCGGTCGCTACCACCCCGGCGATGTCGTAACTTGGTTGCTCCCGGGCAATCTTCCGCATATCGGCATTGTCTCCGACAGGAAATCACCTGAGGGAATTCCGCTCATCATCCACAACATCGGCGCCGGCACTCAGGAGGAAAACTGCCTGTTCTCCTTTTCCATCACCGGACACTTCCGCCCCAAATGGAGCAAAACGACGACATCAACACATACTTACCATGGGTGA
- a CDS encoding cupin domain-containing protein: MTTELENIPEGSALSLAGLVSYSPGEIVSKTLTKHEIVRLILFAFSKGEGVSTHSSIGDELIQVLDGVARITLNGADSILREGEAIVLPAGLPHSVYAVEDFKMLLTVAFPPED; the protein is encoded by the coding sequence ATGACAACAGAACTAGAAAATATACCGGAGGGGTCGGCTTTGTCTCTGGCCGGATTAGTCTCCTATTCTCCCGGGGAGATCGTTAGCAAGACCTTGACGAAGCATGAAATCGTTCGGCTTATTCTGTTTGCTTTCAGTAAAGGGGAGGGCGTGAGTACGCATTCGTCCATTGGCGATGAACTGATCCAGGTGCTTGATGGAGTGGCCCGAATTACTTTGAACGGCGCGGATTCCATCCTCCGTGAGGGTGAGGCTATCGTTCTACCTGCGGGGCTTCCTCATTCCGTTTATGCCGTTGAAGATTTCAAAATGCTCCTGACGGTTGCCTTTCCTCCGGAAGATTAA
- a CDS encoding helix-hairpin-helix domain-containing protein, which yields MGELRNIPGVGKETEKDLIMLGFTTIASLKNADPEELYERECAMRGIRIDRCQLYVYRCAVYFASTENPDPEKLKWWYWKG from the coding sequence ATGGGTGAATTACGCAATATTCCAGGCGTCGGCAAAGAAACGGAAAAAGATCTCATCATGCTGGGATTCACAACCATCGCATCCCTCAAGAACGCCGATCCCGAGGAGCTTTACGAACGCGAATGCGCCATGCGGGGAATCCGTATCGACCGCTGCCAGCTTTATGTATATCGTTGTGCCGTTTATTTTGCTTCGACGGAAAATCCTGATCCGGAAAAACTCAAATGGTGGTATTGGAAAGGATAA
- the nusA gene encoding transcription termination factor NusA, with the protein MTNDITALVDYYEREKGLSRDRILTALASAFLSAYKKMVPGANSIEHLRAEINTNKGKVRIVAALEVVPEDEYKDKFNQIPVNMAVRLNAEAAIGDIIDVNVTPKDFGRIAVQTARQTMMQKLLDAEKEMLYDEFKDRAGDLVTGTVRRFEKGDIYIDLGKFEGVMPSRERVSTEEYSVGDRMRFYVVEVRVEGRGPEVILSRSHPNLVRRLFEAEVVEIADHTVEIRGIAREAGYRTKVAVFSNDPKVDPVGACVGLRGARVKNIVRELNNEKVDILEWTEDPTEFVRSALTPVEPREITANSDTKTVLVIVNDDRDLSKAIGRRGQNARLTSRLMNWDVQVRVYDPQAGVAKQLAEAAKALSKQLGIAEELAYGLATMGGTTVAALVDFEAADIADNLDISMEEAEAVMGKVHDVANQ; encoded by the coding sequence ATGACGAACGATATTACCGCCTTGGTTGACTACTACGAGAGAGAAAAAGGTCTTTCCCGAGACAGAATCCTGACGGCTCTTGCCTCCGCGTTCCTTTCCGCGTACAAGAAAATGGTCCCCGGTGCCAATTCGATTGAGCATCTACGCGCAGAAATCAACACGAACAAGGGTAAGGTGCGTATTGTCGCGGCTTTGGAAGTCGTGCCGGAAGACGAATACAAGGACAAGTTTAATCAGATTCCCGTCAACATGGCTGTCCGCTTGAATGCCGAAGCTGCTATAGGGGATATCATTGACGTGAACGTGACTCCGAAGGATTTTGGCCGCATCGCTGTCCAAACTGCTCGGCAGACAATGATGCAAAAACTTTTGGATGCTGAAAAGGAAATGCTTTACGATGAATTCAAGGATCGTGCCGGTGACTTGGTGACAGGTACCGTCCGCCGTTTTGAAAAAGGCGATATCTACATTGATCTGGGCAAGTTCGAAGGTGTGATGCCCTCCCGGGAGCGGGTTTCGACGGAAGAATATTCCGTCGGTGACCGGATGCGTTTCTACGTCGTTGAAGTGCGTGTGGAAGGCCGTGGACCGGAAGTAATTCTTTCCCGCAGCCATCCGAATCTTGTCCGCCGCCTGTTTGAAGCGGAAGTCGTGGAAATTGCCGATCACACGGTAGAGATCCGCGGCATCGCCCGCGAAGCCGGGTACCGTACCAAAGTGGCCGTTTTCAGCAATGATCCCAAGGTGGACCCTGTTGGCGCCTGCGTTGGCCTGCGTGGTGCAAGAGTTAAAAATATCGTCCGCGAACTCAATAACGAGAAGGTGGACATCCTCGAATGGACGGAAGATCCCACCGAGTTCGTGCGTAGTGCGTTGACTCCGGTGGAACCCCGTGAAATTACCGCGAACTCCGATACGAAGACGGTTCTAGTCATTGTCAATGACGATAGGGACCTCTCTAAGGCCATTGGACGCCGCGGACAAAACGCGCGTTTGACATCCCGTCTGATGAACTGGGATGTTCAAGTCCGCGTGTATGATCCTCAGGCCGGTGTTGCCAAGCAATTGGCAGAAGCAGCCAAGGCCCTGAGTAAACAGCTCGGCATTGCCGAGGAACTCGCATACGGTCTTGCCACCATGGGTGGTACGACGGTTGCCGCCCTCGTTGACTTCGAGGCTGCCGATATCGCTGACAACCTTGACATTTCCATGGAAGAAGCGGAAGCCGTTATGGGAAAAGTCCACGACGTAGCGAACCAGTAA
- a CDS encoding flavodoxin family protein translates to MMKNILIISASPRKGGNSDLLCDAFMQGALDAGHRVEKVRLSDKKINYCRGCGVCNDTHVCMQKDDMAEMLEKLLKADVIVLGTPVYFYTLNAQMKTFIDRTVPRYLDIRDKEFYFILAAADDNREAMLRTVECFRGFLDCLEGAVERGVVYGIGAWKVGDIKGSPALEEAKSMGMGA, encoded by the coding sequence ATGATGAAAAATATTTTGATTATTTCGGCTAGCCCCCGCAAAGGAGGTAATTCCGATCTTCTTTGCGATGCCTTCATGCAGGGGGCTCTTGATGCCGGGCACCGGGTGGAGAAAGTGCGCCTCTCTGACAAAAAAATCAACTACTGCCGTGGTTGTGGCGTATGCAACGATACCCATGTCTGCATGCAGAAGGACGACATGGCAGAGATGCTGGAAAAACTCTTGAAGGCTGATGTCATCGTTCTGGGGACGCCTGTTTATTTCTATACTCTGAATGCCCAGATGAAAACCTTCATCGACCGCACGGTTCCCCGTTATCTGGATATCCGGGACAAGGAATTTTATTTTATTCTGGCAGCCGCAGACGATAATCGCGAGGCCATGTTGCGAACTGTAGAATGCTTCCGTGGATTTCTGGATTGTCTGGAAGGAGCCGTCGAACGAGGTGTTGTCTATGGTATCGGTGCCTGGAAAGTTGGCGACATCAAGGGATCTCCTGCCTTGGAGGAGGCTAAGTCCATGGGGATGGGGGCCTGA